A genomic stretch from Bacillota bacterium includes:
- the glmM gene encoding phosphoglucosamine mutase produces the protein MSRLFGTDGVRGLANRELTPELAFRLGRAAGAVLEREGRARFLVGADPRRSSGMLEAALVAGLASVGADVERLGVVTTPGVAFLVRKTAASAAAMVSASHNPAEYNGIKFFSAEGFKLPDQLEDEIEALLGEERQAGLPRPEGAALGGVTQREELAEEYIRFLAGSVPEGALAGLRLVVDCANGAASRIAPEALRRLGARVTVLHAEPDGLNINAGCGSLHPEGLARAVREAGAEAGLAFDGDADRCIAVDERGQVLDGDQILAILAADRQSRGRLAGDTVVGTVMTNLGLELALGEMGLRLLRAKVGDRYVLEAMLRHGYVLGGEPSGHVILRDLHTTGDGILTGIQMLAAARRMGAKLSELGGRVRKLPQVQLNVPAPERDGLESNPRIAAARAEVEQALAGHGRLVLRPSGTEPLVRVMVEAEDEEKARAAAQRLARVVEAELGRR, from the coding sequence TTGTCGCGACTCTTCGGCACCGATGGGGTCAGAGGGCTGGCCAACCGGGAGCTGACGCCGGAGCTGGCCTTCCGCCTGGGAAGGGCGGCGGGCGCGGTCCTGGAGCGGGAGGGCAGGGCCCGCTTCCTGGTGGGAGCGGATCCGCGCCGCTCCAGCGGGATGCTGGAGGCGGCGCTGGTCGCCGGCCTCGCCTCGGTGGGGGCGGACGTGGAGCGGCTGGGCGTGGTCACCACGCCCGGGGTCGCCTTCCTGGTCCGGAAGACGGCGGCCAGCGCGGCGGCCATGGTCTCCGCGTCGCACAACCCGGCCGAGTACAACGGCATCAAATTCTTCTCCGCGGAGGGGTTCAAGCTTCCCGACCAGCTGGAGGACGAGATCGAGGCGCTGCTGGGCGAGGAGCGGCAGGCGGGGCTGCCGCGACCCGAGGGCGCCGCTCTGGGGGGCGTGACCCAGCGGGAGGAGCTGGCCGAGGAGTACATCCGCTTCCTGGCGGGCAGCGTCCCCGAGGGGGCGCTGGCCGGGCTCCGCCTGGTGGTCGACTGCGCCAACGGCGCCGCCAGCCGGATCGCGCCCGAGGCCCTGCGCCGGCTGGGGGCGCGGGTGACCGTCCTCCACGCCGAGCCGGACGGTCTCAACATCAACGCCGGCTGCGGCTCGCTCCACCCCGAGGGGCTGGCGCGGGCGGTGCGGGAGGCGGGGGCGGAGGCGGGCCTCGCCTTCGACGGGGACGCCGACCGCTGCATCGCCGTGGACGAGAGGGGCCAGGTGCTGGACGGCGACCAGATCCTGGCCATCCTGGCCGCCGACCGGCAGTCCCGCGGGCGGCTGGCCGGCGACACGGTGGTGGGCACGGTGATGACCAACCTGGGGCTGGAGCTGGCGCTGGGCGAGATGGGGCTCCGGCTCCTGCGCGCGAAGGTGGGCGACCGCTACGTGCTGGAGGCGATGCTCCGCCACGGCTACGTCCTGGGCGGCGAGCCCTCGGGGCACGTCATCCTGCGCGACCTGCACACCACCGGCGACGGAATCCTCACCGGTATCCAGATGCTGGCCGCCGCGCGTAGAATGGGCGCGAAGCTCTCGGAGCTGGGCGGGCGGGTGAGGAAGCTGCCGCAGGTGCAGCTGAACGTGCCCGCGCCCGAGCGCGACGGCCTCGAGAGCAATCCGCGCATCGCCGCCGCCCGGGCCGAGGTCGAGCAGGCCCTGGCCGGTCACGGCCGGCTGGTCCTCCGGCCCAGCGGGACCGAGCCGCTGGTGCGGGTGATGGTGGAGGCGGAGGACGAGGAGAAGGCCCGCGCCGCCGCCCAGCGGCTGGCACGCGTGGTCGAGGCCGAACTGGGGAGGAGGTGA
- a CDS encoding CdaR family protein, which translates to MRRLLADNRAVWAVAFVVALLLWGFAARNPTQQQNLASAPVELVHLPADLVATDVSPDRVTVTLAGTGLTSPEVVGLKARVDMSGARPGSRSYAVSEVPVPRGISLVGIFPDHVRVTLERRETRTLPVHVVTIGEPAQGMAVAGSTATPARVQVEGPSSRIWRISTVEVRVDVAGARADLRQGAVPVALDASGLEVHGVRFHPDQVTVDVAVGERPATRTLPVQAVVTGKPADGYVVAGSSVHPAQVTVSGDEAVLSGLQVLETAPVDVTGARSDLTQRVALRLPPGVTAQDVQAVQVTVAIRPKP; encoded by the coding sequence ATGCGCCGCCTCCTCGCCGACAACCGGGCGGTCTGGGCCGTCGCCTTCGTCGTGGCGCTCCTCCTCTGGGGCTTCGCCGCCCGGAACCCCACGCAGCAGCAGAACCTGGCCAGCGCGCCGGTGGAGCTGGTCCACCTTCCTGCCGACCTCGTCGCCACCGACGTCAGTCCGGACCGCGTCACCGTCACCCTGGCCGGGACCGGGCTGACCAGCCCGGAGGTGGTCGGGCTCAAGGCGCGGGTGGACATGAGCGGCGCGCGACCGGGCAGCCGGTCGTACGCTGTGTCGGAGGTCCCCGTCCCGCGCGGGATCAGCCTGGTCGGCATCTTCCCCGACCACGTCCGCGTCACGCTGGAACGCCGGGAGACGAGGACGCTGCCGGTCCACGTGGTCACCATCGGCGAGCCGGCGCAGGGGATGGCGGTCGCCGGCAGCACGGCCACCCCGGCCCGGGTGCAGGTGGAGGGGCCCTCCAGCCGGATCTGGCGGATCTCCACCGTGGAGGTGCGGGTGGACGTGGCCGGGGCGCGGGCGGACCTCCGCCAGGGAGCCGTCCCGGTGGCGCTGGACGCCTCGGGGCTGGAGGTGCACGGCGTCCGCTTCCACCCCGACCAGGTGACGGTCGACGTGGCCGTGGGCGAGCGCCCGGCGACGCGCACGCTGCCGGTGCAGGCGGTGGTGACGGGGAAGCCGGCGGACGGCTACGTCGTCGCGGGCAGCAGCGTCCACCCGGCGCAGGTGACGGTGAGCGGCGACGAGGCGGTGCTCTCCGGCCTCCAGGTGCTGGAGACCGCGCCGGTGGACGTGACCGGCGCCCGCTCCGACCTGACGCAGCGGGTGGCGCTGCGGCTGCCGCCCGGGGTGACGGCCCAGGACGTCCAGGCGGTGCAGGTGACGGTTGCCATCCGCCCCAAGCCGTAG